Genomic window (Terriglobales bacterium):
ACCTGTTGCTCAGGCTAATCGGTTCTTGGCTGTTAAGCAGTGATTTCGTGCACAGGCCGGGGTGACCGCGCAGAAGACTCGTCATCCCTTGATGACGGCGACGGGCTCCAGCCGCGCCACCTTCTTGCCGATGCCAGCCGCCTGGACCACCTCGACCACCCGGCTCACGTCCTTGTAGGCAAGTGGCGCCTCCTCGGCGAAGTCGGCCATGGAGCCGGCGCGCACCACGATGCCCCGCCCGGCAAGCTCCTCGCGCAATCGTTCCCCGCGCACCAGCTTCCTGGACTTGGAGCGGCTCAGCAGCCTGCCGGCGCCGTGGCAAGTCGAGGCGAAGGTCTGCTGCATGGAGCCGGCGGTGCCGAGCAGCACGTACGACTCGGTTCCCATCGAACCGGGGATGAGCACCGGCTGGCCGAGGTCGCGCAGCTCCTCGGGCAGACCGGGCGCGCCCGGCCCGAAGGCGCGCGTGGCGCCCTTGCGATGGACACAGACGCGCATGCGATGTCCTTCGACGTCGTGCTCCTCCACCTTGGCCATGTTGTGGGCGATGTCGTAGATCTGGTGGAGGTCGAAATCCGGCACCTGGCCGGCCAGCACCTCCTCGAAAGAGTTGCGGATGTGGTGGGTCAGGACCTGGCGGTTGGCGAAGGCGAAGTTGGCGGCGCAGGCCATGGCGCTGAGATACTCCTGGCCTTCGGGCGAATCGAAGGGGGCGCAGACCAGCTCACGGTCGGGCAATTCGATGCCGTAACGGCGGACCACCGGCTGGAAGTCGCGCACGTAGTCTTCGCACACCTGGTGTCCGAAGCCGCGCGATCCGCAATGGATC
Coding sequences:
- a CDS encoding RtcB family protein produces the protein MVAKSDFTRIAENVWEVPRSYREDMRAPARIYADDELLATALADKSVEQLINSATLPGVVKYAIAMPDIHQGYGFPIGGVVATRLSDGVISPGGVGYDINCGVRLLASAALYEEVRPFLKELASALYHNCPSGVGVHGHLRLNDQELERVMTGGARWALERGMARAEDLARTEESGTIRGADPAAVSPRARERGRNQIGTLGAGNHFIEVDRVAAIYDGPAAERLGLLPDQVVVQIHCGSRGFGHQVCEDYVRDFQPVVRRYGIELPDRELVCAPFDSPEGQEYLSAMACAANFAFANRQVLTHHIRNSFEEVLAGQVPDFDLHQIYDIAHNMAKVEEHDVEGHRMRVCVHRKGATRAFGPGAPGLPEELRDLGQPVLIPGSMGTESYVLLGTAGSMQQTFASTCHGAGRLLSRSKSRKLVRGERLREELAGRGIVVRAGSMADFAEEAPLAYKDVSRVVEVVQAAGIGKKVARLEPVAVIKG